A stretch of Terriglobia bacterium DNA encodes these proteins:
- a CDS encoding YbhB/YbcL family Raf kinase inhibitor-like protein, whose translation MAFVIFSSAFAEGGWIPKVHTCSGADVSPSLEWSGAPGGKRSFALLVEDPDAPMGTWTHWMLYDIPAGVHTLAQGAARVGLAGTNDFGKPGYGGPCPPPGKAHRYYFRLYALKVESLGLAEGARRRQFDAALAGKVLEETACMGRFQR comes from the coding sequence ATGGCGTTTGTGATTTTCTCGAGTGCATTCGCCGAAGGCGGATGGATTCCCAAGGTGCACACGTGCAGCGGCGCGGACGTCTCGCCGTCGCTCGAATGGTCGGGCGCGCCGGGCGGAAAGCGCAGTTTCGCGCTGCTGGTGGAGGACCCGGACGCGCCGATGGGCACGTGGACGCACTGGATGCTATACGACATTCCGGCCGGGGTGCACACCCTGGCGCAAGGCGCGGCGCGGGTGGGACTGGCGGGCACGAACGATTTCGGCAAGCCGGGTTACGGCGGACCGTGCCCTCCGCCGGGAAAGGCGCACCGGTATTACTTCCGGTTGTACGCGCTCAAGGTGGAGAGCCTGGGACTTGCGGAGGGCGCGCGGCGCAGGCAATTCGATGCAGCGCTGGCGGGCAAGGTGCTGGAAGAAACGGCCTGCATGGGCCGGTTTCAGCGCTGA